One part of the Hydrogenobacter sp. T-2 genome encodes these proteins:
- the mtnA gene encoding S-methyl-5-thioribose-1-phosphate isomerase — protein MEVKAFYWKGHVLQLLDQRELPNKEIWLSLKDYGEVAQAIRDMAVRGAPAIGCVAAYGFVLGVKAGENPEKVYETLKNTRPTAYNLFWALDRMKKAFEEGKDIEAEAKAIEEEDYKANKSMGEIGQALIPVGARVLTHCNTGALATAGWGTALGVIRSAHYAGKNIFVWVDETRPYLQGSRLTAWELLKEGIPHKLITDSTAGFLMKKGLVDCILVGADRITKDYHVANKIGTYALSVLAKAHGIPFYVVAPKSTFDPYTTGDGIVIEERSEKEIKFIRGIPIAPEDSPALHIAFDITPPENITAIITEEGIIKL, from the coding sequence ATGGAGGTTAAAGCTTTTTACTGGAAAGGACATGTTCTTCAACTATTAGACCAGAGAGAGCTTCCCAACAAAGAAATCTGGTTAAGCCTAAAGGACTACGGAGAAGTCGCTCAGGCTATAAGGGATATGGCTGTAAGGGGAGCACCCGCTATTGGATGCGTTGCTGCTTATGGCTTTGTCCTCGGCGTAAAGGCTGGAGAGAACCCAGAGAAGGTCTACGAGACTCTCAAAAACACAAGACCCACCGCTTATAACCTCTTTTGGGCACTGGATAGGATGAAAAAGGCTTTTGAGGAAGGAAAAGACATTGAGGCAGAGGCAAAAGCTATAGAAGAAGAGGACTACAAGGCTAACAAAAGTATGGGGGAGATAGGTCAGGCTCTTATTCCAGTTGGTGCGAGGGTGCTAACTCACTGCAACACTGGTGCTCTGGCAACCGCTGGCTGGGGCACAGCCCTTGGAGTTATCAGGTCAGCCCACTACGCAGGAAAAAACATTTTTGTATGGGTTGACGAGACAAGACCATACCTTCAGGGCTCAAGGCTGACCGCATGGGAACTTCTAAAGGAAGGCATTCCTCATAAGCTCATAACCGATTCCACCGCGGGCTTTCTAATGAAAAAGGGCTTAGTGGACTGCATTTTAGTTGGTGCGGACAGAATAACAAAGGACTACCATGTGGCAAACAAAATAGGAACATATGCTCTCTCAGTGCTCGCAAAAGCTCATGGAATACCCTTTTACGTGGTAGCACCAAAGTCTACCTTTGACCCATATACTACAGGAGATGGTATAGTTATAGAGGAAAGAAGCGAGAAAGAGATCAAGTTTATAAGAGGCATTCCCATAGCTCCTGAAGATTCTCCTGCTCTCCACATTGCCTTTGATATAACACCACCAGAGAACATAACTGCAATAATAACAGAGGAAGGTATAATAAAACTATGA